The genomic window CCCAGGAAGGCGCGGGTCCAGCTGAACATGGCATCGGCCTGCGCGGCCACGTCGGCGTTGTCGGTCAGCAGCAGCTCAAAGGCGAAGTCGCGGTCTTCCAGCTGCTTGATGCTGGCCTGCAGCAGCTGCCCCAGCACGCTGTCGGCGGCGACCGGCGGCAGGTGGTCGTCGGCCAGCACGCGCGCCGGCCAGTCATTGCCGGGGGCGCCGCCGGCGGCCAGCCAACCGCACAGGCCGCCATGCAACTCGGCGGCAGTGGCACCCAGGCCCAGTTCCTGGCTGGCGCGGGAAACGTCGTCGACGGAGGGAAGTTCGGTCATCGTGCGGCTCGTTCGGAAGGGAAACACCGGAGCGCGCACGCGCGCGCCCGTGAGCCCGCTAGTGTAGCAACCTGCCGGCATCGTCCAGGCGACAGCCGGGCCTTGCTGCACGGGCGCTTGACCACCCTGACCCGGCTTGCCTATCGTGCGGCATGGAACCCGCCGATCCCCTCGCCCAGCTGCAGGCCTTCGCCGCCCGTGTGGACGCGTTGCTTGAACGCAACCAGCGGCTGGCCGAGGAGAACCGCAGCCTGCGCCACCAGCAGGAACAGCTGGTCGCGGAGCGCTCGACGCTGCTGGCCAAGAACGAACAGGCCCGCTCGCGGGTGGAAGCGATGATCAGCCGGCTCAAATCCCTGGAGCAGCACACATGAGCGCCGAACCGGTCAGTGTCCGCATCCTCGATCGTGAATACACCGTCGGTGTCGGCGGCGATGAACGCGACAGCCTGATGGCCGCCGCCCGCCTGCTGGATGCGCGCATGCGCGAGATCCGCGGCAGCAACCGCATGGCGGCGGTGGACCGGGTGGCGGTGCTGGCCGCGCTCAACCTGGCCCACGAACTGCAGCAGCTGCGCGACGAGAATGCCCGCCAGGCGATCACGCTGCAGCAGACCCTGGCCGACCTGAACCGGCGCCTGGACCGCGCGATCGACAGCTCCAGCTGACGATCGCGCCAGCAGCGTCTTCTCCTTTCTGAATTGGCACGGACTGTTGCCGACGAACGGCCTATCCAGATCCTGCGGTCTGGCTATAATGGCCACGCGTTCTCTGCGGTACTCGACGGCATGTGCAAACATTCGCCTTGTCCCTTAAGAACGACACCGGGAGCGCGACAGCGCCGGGAGTGCAGGTCCGCCTTGCAGCGGGAAGCCCGATGGTTCTCCAGCGTTCCCACTTGAGCCCCCGGGTTCAAGGTCGTTTCGCATGCATCGACATTGCGGAGAATGCAATATTCCAGCAAGGGCGGCGTCTTCGGGCGTCGCCCTTGTTCTTTCCGGCACAATGACGGCTGTTCCTTGCCGCACGCTGCCATGACCGACCCGCGCCAGGCCCTGCGCCACGACCTGCGGCAACGCCGCCGCGACCTTTCCGCCCCGGCCCGCATCGCCGCCGCCGACGCGCTGGCCGACGCGCTGCTGTCGCTGCCGTTCGCCCCGCGCAACGGGTGGGTGGCCGGGTACTGGGCGCTCGATGGCGAAATCGCCCTGCACCGCTGGCAGCTGCAGCTGCCCGAAGGACTCACCTACTGCCTGCCGGTACTGGCCGGCGATGTGCTGCGCTTCGCACCCTGGCGGCCGGGACAGCCGCTGACCAGCAACCGCTACGGCATTCCCGAGCCGGACGTCGCCGTGGAAGACACCCTGGAACCGGCGCAGATGGCGCTGGTGGTGACCCCGCTGGTGGGCTTCGACACACAGTGCCGGCGGCTGGGCATGGGGGGCGGCTGGTATGATCGCAGCTTCGCCTTCCGCCACGACCGGCCGGCGCCGCC from Stenotrophomonas sp. 704A1 includes these protein-coding regions:
- a CDS encoding YecA/YgfB family protein is translated as MTELPSVDDVSRASQELGLGATAAELHGGLCGWLAAGGAPGNDWPARVLADDHLPPVAADSVLGQLLQASIKQLEDRDFAFELLLTDNADVAAQADAMFSWTRAFLGGFGLGSGGNRPTLSEEGEEALNDLASLARASSEDFEAGGEDDDEALSEIEEFIRVAVLLLHGDVVLAARHRQRLN
- a CDS encoding TIGR02449 family protein, whose amino-acid sequence is MEPADPLAQLQAFAARVDALLERNQRLAEENRSLRHQQEQLVAERSTLLAKNEQARSRVEAMISRLKSLEQHT
- a CDS encoding 5-formyltetrahydrofolate cyclo-ligase; the protein is MTDPRQALRHDLRQRRRDLSAPARIAAADALADALLSLPFAPRNGWVAGYWALDGEIALHRWQLQLPEGLTYCLPVLAGDVLRFAPWRPGQPLTSNRYGIPEPDVAVEDTLEPAQMALVVTPLVGFDTQCRRLGMGGGWYDRSFAFRHDRPAPPWLVGAAFAVQQVESLPVASWDVPVDAICTEDGTLFPSAAPVNA
- a CDS encoding cell division protein ZapA, producing MSAEPVSVRILDREYTVGVGGDERDSLMAAARLLDARMREIRGSNRMAAVDRVAVLAALNLAHELQQLRDENARQAITLQQTLADLNRRLDRAIDSSS